The Seriola aureovittata isolate HTS-2021-v1 ecotype China chromosome 3, ASM2101889v1, whole genome shotgun sequence genome includes a region encoding these proteins:
- the eif3ba gene encoding eukaryotic translation initiation factor 3, subunit Ba: MQDTVDMVDDPEYEEEEPSFSDPEDFEDDVEDEELLDDILREKPQEADGIDSVVVVDNVPQVGPERLEKLKNVIHKIFSKFGKITTEFYPEADGLTKGYIFLEYAAPTQALEAVKNADGYKLDKQHTFRVNLFTDFDKYMNISDEWETPEKQPFKDFGNMRHWIEDPDCRDQYSVIYEAGERTAIFSNDAKEPITVEERARWTETYVRWSPKGTYLATFHQRGIALWGGEKFKQIQRFSHQGVSLIDFSPCERYVVTFSPLMDTKEDPQAIIIWDILTGQKKRGFHCESSAHWPIFKWSHDGKFFARMTPDTLSIYETPSMGLLDKKSLKITGIKDFSWSPGDNIIAFWVPEDKDIPARVTLMQLPSRQEIRVRNLFNVVDCKLHWQRNGDYLCVKVDRTPKGTQGVVTNFEIFRMREKQVPVDVVEMKESIIAFAWEPNGSKFAVLHGESPRINASFYHVKNNGKIELIKMFDKQQANSIFWSPQGQFMVLAGLRSMNGALAFVDTSDCTMMYIAEHYMASDVEWDPTGRYVVTSVSWWSHKVDNAYWLWTFQGRLLQKNNKDRFCQLLWRPRPPTLLSADQIKLIKKDLKKYSKIFEQKDRLSQSKASKELVDKRRSMMEDYRRYRETALQIYQEQKSIRLELRGGVDTDELDSNVDDWEEETIEFFINEEIIPLGDL; this comes from the exons ATGCAAGATACGGTGGATATGGTGGACGACCCCGAGTATGAAGAGGAGGAGCCTTCCTTCAGCGACCCCGAGGACTTCGAGGATGATGTCGAGGATGAGG AGCTCCTGGATGACATCCTGAGGGAGAAGCCCCAGGAGGCTGACGGCATAGActcggtggtggtggtggacaACGTTCCTCAGGTGGGACCAGAACGTTTGGAGAAACTCAAGAACGTCATACACAAGATTTTCTCCAAGTTTGGCAAGATCACTACTGAGTTCTACCCAGAGGCTGATGGCCTGACCAAAGG gTACATCTTCCTGGAATATGCTGCTCCTACTCAGGCCCTCGAGGCAGTGAAGAATGCTGATGGATACAAACTCGATAAACAGCATACATTCAGAGTCAACCTCTTCACCGACTTTGACAA GTACATGAACATCAGTGATGAGTGGGAAACTCCAGAGAAGCAGCCTTTCAAAGATTTT GGTAATATGCGTCACTGGATTGAGGACCCAGACTGTCGCGACCAGTACAGTGTGATCTATGAAGCTGGAGAGAGGACCGCCATTTTTTCCAATGATGCTAAGGAACCAATCACAGTCGAAGAGAGAGCA CGCTGGACAGAGACGTACGTGCGCTGGTCTCCCAAAGGCACCTATCTGGCCACATTCCACCAACGTGGCATTGCATTGTGGGGCGGCGAGAAGTTCAAACAGATTCAGAGGTTCAGCCATCAGGGTGTGTCCCTCATCGACTTCTCACCATGTGAGAG GTATGTGGTGACCTTCAGTCCACTGATGGACACCAAGGAGGACCCGCAGGCCATCATCATCTGGGACATTCTGACcggacagaagaagagaggctTCCACTGCGAGAGCTCTGCACACTGGCCCATATTTAA ATGGAGCCATGATGGAAAGTTCTTTGCCAGGATGACCCCTGACACGCTGAGCATCTATGAAACTCCA TCTATGGGCTTGCTCGACAAGAAGAGTCTCAAGATTACTGGGATCAA GGACTTCTCATGGTCTCCTGGTGACAACATCATAGCGTTCTGGGTACCTGAGGACAAAGACATCCCAGCCAGAGTGACTCTGATGCAGTTGCCTTCCCGTCAGGAGATCAGGGTCCGCAACCTCTTCAATGTTGTCGACTGCAAACTGCACTGGCAGAGGAATGGGGATTACCTGTGTGTGAAAGTGGACAGGACTCCTAAAGGAACACAG ggcGTGGTTACCAACTTTGAAATCTTCCGCATGAGAGAGAAGCAGGTTCCTGTTGATGTGGTGGAGATGAAGG AAAGCATCATAGCTTTTGCATGGGAGCCCAACGGCAGCAAGTTTGCTGTTCTCCATGGAGAGTCTCCCAGAATCAACGCCTCCTTCTATCATGTCAAAAACAACGGCAAGATTGAACTCATAA AGATGTTTGACAAGCAGCAGGCCAACAGCATCTTCTGGAGCCCCCAGGGACAGTTCATGGTGCTGGCTGGACTCAGGAG TATGAACGGAGCCCTTGCCTTTGTGGACACGTCAGACTGCACCATGATGTACATAGCAGAGCACTACATGGCCTCTGACGTGGAGTGGGACCCAACCGGTCGCTACGTCGTCACCTCCGTCTCCTGGTGGAGCCACAAG GTGGACAATGCGTACTGGCTGTGGACGTTCCAGGGCCGTCTTCTTCAGAAGAACAACAAGGACCGCTTCTGTCAGCTGCTGTGGAGACCCAGACCACCCACCCTGCTCAGTGCAGACCAGATCAAG TTGATCAAGAAGGATCTCAAGAAATACTCAAAGATCTTTGAGCAGAAGGATCGTCTGAGCCAGTCCAAGGCTTCGAAG GAGCTGGTGGACAAGCGCCGGTCCATGATGGAGGACTACCGTCGCTACAGGGAGACAGCGCTGCAGATCTACCAGGAACAGAAGAGCATCCGCCTCGAGCTCAGAGGAG GAGTGGACACCGATGAGCTGGACAGCAATGTGGACGACTGGGAGGAGGAGACCATTGAGTTTTTTATCAACGAAGAAATCATTCCCCTTGGAGATCTGTAG